The following are encoded in a window of Candidatus Aegiribacteria sp. genomic DNA:
- a CDS encoding aldehyde ferredoxin oxidoreductase C-terminal domain-containing protein: MSSEEKIALTRNHREAQYEHLLDAVYKRRGWTNDVVPTVVKLMELGVDFTDIIELVKKHGG, translated from the coding sequence ATGTCCTCCGAAGAAAAGATTGCCCTTACGCGTAACCATCGAGAAGCACAGTACGAACATCTGCTGGATGCGGTATACAAGCGCAGAGGGTGGACAAATGATGTTGTTCCGACTGTCGTCAAGCTCATGGAACTCGGTGTGGATTTCACCGATATAATCGAGCTTGTCAAGAAACACGGAGGATAA
- a CDS encoding T9SS type A sorting domain-containing protein — protein sequence MLRIVTVIAIIAVSSSLTGADILREEWAVVEDGQEHLKDVIQDSITDSYGNTYVTGSVDGVTGGPATLSTAKYDNEGVKLWENLYHMDYDDLDIGLAIAIDNESNVFVTGIHSDTPNPVGHDDDTDLFTIKYDAAGRIEWREVYNGSLDVFDMGRDIAVDSEGNVLVTGVCNRGTGLSNVLTIKYDNNGTVLWEDIYSGTTITSVNSGYFVLCDTSCNVYVVALTSLSGTNFALLVRKFDPAGTELWLEEYDPELDMWQNYLDATIDDIGNTYILLNLSDVGNYSPTVLKYCPTGGAPIWIWNGFDNLASGEYEQGETISLSDNGLFIAGYFKRAAFAYTDIKVTKLDTDDGSEDWATLYNGPENRSDRPHAIHADNEGNVYIGGRANSAEELPFDEDDAVLIRMDSYTGGILASAIFDNNNLWDAFGNVGVDDAGEIYATGGTTTQYSNGQDRLIVKYVNTEMGDLFISNEPALFTLSPVHPNPTSGYANIDFALTHTENVTLEIYDINGRCVATPVDGEMHEGIHSVSIDASSLPAGVYFYSFSAQGENCVRKMIVLE from the coding sequence GATTCAAGATTCGATTACCGATAGTTACGGTAATACGTACGTAACGGGGTCTGTTGATGGCGTAACAGGGGGTCCAGCTACGCTATCTACGGCTAAGTACGATAACGAAGGCGTCAAACTATGGGAAAACTTGTATCATATGGATTATGACGACTTAGACATCGGCCTAGCGATAGCTATCGACAATGAAAGCAACGTTTTCGTTACGGGCATTCATTCGGATACCCCTAACCCAGTGGGTCATGATGATGATACCGATTTATTCACGATTAAGTACGACGCGGCGGGTAGAATCGAATGGCGCGAGGTATATAACGGTTCTCTTGACGTTTTTGATATGGGCCGTGACATAGCGGTAGATTCGGAAGGAAACGTCCTCGTAACGGGCGTATGCAATAGGGGTACGGGGCTATCCAATGTCCTAACAATAAAATATGACAATAACGGCACGGTGTTATGGGAGGATATCTACTCCGGTACAACCATAACATCGGTTAATAGTGGGTATTTCGTGCTTTGTGATACGTCGTGTAATGTTTACGTAGTAGCTTTAACAAGCTTGTCCGGTACCAACTTTGCCCTGCTGGTCAGGAAGTTTGACCCGGCTGGGACAGAGTTATGGTTGGAGGAATACGACCCTGAGTTGGATATGTGGCAAAATTATTTGGACGCTACTATAGATGATATTGGTAATACCTATATATTACTGAACCTAAGTGACGTTGGGAATTATAGCCCTACTGTCTTGAAGTACTGTCCTACCGGTGGGGCTCCTATCTGGATTTGGAACGGTTTCGACAATTTGGCCTCGGGCGAATACGAGCAGGGAGAAACGATATCCCTGTCCGATAACGGATTATTCATCGCTGGCTATTTTAAACGTGCTGCCTTCGCTTATACCGATATCAAAGTTACAAAACTGGATACAGACGATGGGAGCGAAGATTGGGCGACATTGTACAACGGTCCGGAAAACCGATCCGATCGTCCCCACGCTATTCACGCAGATAACGAGGGGAACGTTTACATAGGAGGAAGAGCGAATTCAGCGGAAGAACTACCGTTCGACGAGGACGATGCTGTTTTAATAAGAATGGACAGTTATACCGGCGGCATTTTGGCATCGGCGATTTTCGATAATAATAATTTGTGGGATGCTTTCGGGAATGTCGGTGTAGATGACGCCGGTGAAATCTATGCAACAGGCGGTACTACTACACAGTATTCGAACGGGCAGGATCGATTAATCGTAAAATACGTTAATACTGAAATGGGGGATCTCTTCATATCGAACGAGCCCGCTTTATTCACACTTTCCCCAGTACACCCTAACCCGACCTCGGGTTACGCCAACATCGACTTCGCCCTAACGCACACTGAGAACGTAACCCTCGAAATCTACGACATAAATGGCCGCTGCGTCGCGACTCCGGTGGACGGCGAGATGCATGAAGGTATTCATTCGGTTTCGATAGACGCATCATCGCTGCCGGCCGGCGTCTACTTCTACAGTTTCTCAGCACAGGGAGAAAATTGCGTAAGAAAGATGATTGTTCTCGAATGA